One stretch of Schistocerca nitens isolate TAMUIC-IGC-003100 chromosome 11, iqSchNite1.1, whole genome shotgun sequence DNA includes these proteins:
- the LOC126213425 gene encoding uncharacterized protein LOC126213425: MRKQWSREEIMELIKLYEANECLWNIKFSGYRDRTKKHKVFEEIGLKFSCSQEEVKRKLHNLRNQVSQELKKIKQRRSGSGAGDNCKSSWPYFDALKFVIPGLAACVSKQSNLAETRSQPVILWKVESTGTSEQITEDVTEIQGIVEEPTREKSSRKRKHEESDDLVARAALKVLAKGVPDEYEIFGEYVASELRSLRSDSVRRKLKNEIRKAIIRAADADEESYTSASTS, encoded by the exons ATGCGAAAACAATGGTCACGTGAAGAAATTATGGAACTAATAAAACTTTACGAAGCAAACGAATGCTTGTGGAACATAAAATTTTCCGGTTATAGAGATAGGACAAAGAAACATAAGGTTTTCGAAGAAATAGGACTGAAGTTTTCGTGTTCGCAAGAAGAAGTTAAGAGGAAACTTCACAATTTAAGAAATCAG GTATCACAAGAGCTGAAGAAAATTAAGCAGAGAAGAAGCGGAAGCGGGGCAGGTGACAATTGCAAAAGCAGTTGGCCTTATTTCGATGCGCTGAAGTTTGTAATTCCAGGTTTGGCTGCCTGTGTTTCCAAACAAAGCAATTTG GCGGAGACACGTTCACAGCCTGTAATATTATGGAAAGTCGAAAGCACTGGCACTTCGGAACAGATTACCGAGGACGTAACAGAGATACAGGGCATTGTTGAAGAGCCGACCCGGGAGAAAAGTTCAAGGAAAAGGAAACATGAAGAAAGCGACGACCTGGTGGCAAGAGCTGCACTCAAGGTGTTAGCGAAAGGGGTACCTGACGAATATGAGATTTTTGGAGAGTATGTAGCCTCTGAATTACGCTCACTGCGCTCTGATAGTGTTAGAAGAAAGCTGAAAAATGAAATTAGGAAAGCTATAATCCGTGCAGCTGACGCCGATGAAGAGTCCTACACGAGCGCTAGCACTTCCTGA